From Thalassoroseus pseudoceratinae, the proteins below share one genomic window:
- a CDS encoding transposase, with protein MEWGHKWVVLAVTIRFPWPNRPWALPVLFALYTPPEVSERLGRKHHTAGELARILTRRLLGWFPERRFVLTGGGQYSTHEMTRFAHAYHTQLTFVGRFSGNANSYHPPPKYSGTGRPRVKGERQSKPEKVAAKPMYVAWYGGDQR; from the coding sequence GTGGAATGGGGACACAAGTGGGTGGTGCTAGCGGTCACGATCCGCTTCCCCTGGCCGAATCGGCCTTGGGCCTTACCAGTATTGTTCGCACTGTATACTCCGCCGGAAGTCAGCGAGCGTCTCGGACGCAAGCACCACACTGCGGGCGAATTGGCTCGCATTCTCACCCGACGCTTGTTGGGATGGTTTCCCGAGCGCCGCTTTGTTTTGACTGGTGGTGGACAGTACTCCACACACGAGATGACTCGGTTCGCTCACGCGTATCACACTCAATTGACGTTCGTAGGTCGGTTCTCTGGCAACGCGAATTCGTATCACCCGCCGCCCAAGTATTCCGGCACCGGTCGGCCTCGCGTCAAAGGAGAGCGGCAGTCCAAGCCCGAAAAGGTAGCCGCAAAACCCATGTATGTGGCTTGGTACGGCGGTGACCAGCGTTAG
- a CDS encoding arylsulfatase, translating to MRSIAFVLTALFAIVFSHAQPVYAEQPNLIYIMCDDLGYGDLGCFGQQRIKTPHLDKLADEGMRLTNYYAGNTVCRPSRLVLWTGLHAGHTAINSNAAYVLAPEDVTVAERLKAVGYATGGVGKWALGKVGTSGHPNQQGFDFWMGYLDQGEAHNYYPTHLWRNMEKVPLDGNVLIDDPKARGRVARLDARQTYSHDVMTNEAFGFVRANARNPFLLHIHWTIPHANNEGGRVQNKNGMEVPDYGIYKDEKWPNVEKGQAAMITRMDGDVGRLVALLKELGIENKTLIVFTSDNGPHSEGGHKHEYFDANGPLRGYKRDLYEGGIRVPTIAWWPGVIRAGSTCAEPLAFYDWVPTACELAGAPLPHKTDGVSFVPALTGQGEQESHDYLYWKYGKKEAVRKGQWKGVRLAPNKPLELYDLDSDLGEANNIASKHPDVVNQLEAAIAEASR from the coding sequence ATGCGATCCATTGCTTTTGTTTTGACCGCCCTCTTCGCGATCGTCTTCTCTCACGCTCAGCCTGTCTATGCGGAGCAGCCGAATTTGATCTATATCATGTGCGACGACTTGGGCTACGGTGACTTGGGCTGCTTCGGACAGCAACGCATCAAGACGCCGCATCTGGACAAACTCGCCGACGAGGGAATGCGGCTCACCAATTACTACGCGGGCAACACGGTCTGTCGACCGTCGCGTCTTGTGCTTTGGACGGGGTTGCATGCCGGGCACACGGCCATCAACTCGAACGCTGCCTACGTGCTAGCGCCCGAGGATGTCACCGTTGCCGAGCGACTCAAGGCCGTGGGCTACGCGACCGGTGGCGTTGGCAAGTGGGCATTAGGAAAGGTCGGGACGAGCGGACATCCGAATCAACAGGGCTTTGATTTCTGGATGGGTTACCTTGATCAGGGTGAGGCCCACAACTACTACCCGACCCATCTCTGGCGCAACATGGAGAAAGTGCCGCTCGACGGCAACGTGCTCATCGACGACCCGAAGGCCCGTGGTCGTGTTGCCCGCCTGGACGCCCGCCAGACCTACTCACACGACGTCATGACGAATGAAGCGTTTGGCTTCGTCCGCGCCAACGCGCGGAACCCCTTTTTACTTCACATTCACTGGACGATCCCCCATGCCAACAACGAGGGGGGACGTGTCCAGAACAAGAACGGGATGGAAGTTCCCGACTACGGCATTTACAAGGACGAGAAGTGGCCCAACGTCGAAAAGGGGCAGGCCGCGATGATCACTCGCATGGACGGCGATGTGGGCCGGCTTGTCGCACTACTCAAGGAGTTGGGCATCGAAAACAAGACGCTTATCGTGTTCACGTCCGACAATGGCCCCCACTCCGAGGGTGGGCACAAGCACGAGTATTTCGACGCCAACGGTCCGCTACGCGGCTATAAACGTGATCTCTACGAAGGTGGAATCCGCGTCCCGACCATCGCCTGGTGGCCGGGGGTCATTCGGGCCGGTTCGACTTGTGCGGAACCGCTCGCCTTCTACGATTGGGTCCCCACCGCTTGCGAACTTGCGGGTGCCCCGCTTCCTCACAAAACCGATGGCGTCTCTTTCGTGCCAGCCCTCACCGGTCAGGGCGAGCAAGAAAGCCACGACTACCTCTATTGGAAGTATGGCAAGAAGGAGGCCGTCCGCAAGGGGCAATGGAAGGGCGTCCGCCTCGCCCCCAACAAGCCGTTGGAACTCTATGATCTCGATAGCGACCTCGGCGAAGCGAACAATATCGCGTCCAAGCACCCAGACGTGGTGAATCAGTTGGAGGCCGCGATCGCCGAGGCGAGCAGGTAA
- a CDS encoding molybdopterin-binding protein, whose translation MSPDHALTISKKVTTPETFTIDEIKSLPPKHAVVRMAVIKSSIGRREMLAYGGLQDGPLPMGI comes from the coding sequence GTGTCACCGGACCATGCCCTGACGATCAGCAAGAAGGTGACGACGCCTGAGACGTTCACGATTGATGAAATCAAATCATTGCCGCCAAAGCACGCCGTTGTCCGCATGGCCGTGATCAAGAGTTCAATCGGTCGCCGTGAGATGTTGGCCTATGGCGGTCTACAAGACGGCCCCTTGCCGATGGGGATATAA
- a CDS encoding PQQ-binding-like beta-propeller repeat protein yields the protein MRSIGHFLLFVVLICSCVSQVRGQDGMWNQWRGPNRDGIVPGDNWPDSLSEDVLTRSWRIELPPSYSGPVVSDATVFVTGTADAKTEVVYALDRGTGNTLWQVEWDGAMSVPFFAASNGSWIRATPAFDGENLFVAGMRDVLVSLDAKTGKEQWRVDFVKQLGTRLPAFGFASSPLVDGDSLYVQAGASFIKLDKETGEILWRSLEDDGGMGGSAFSSPIVTELAGQRQLVVQTRQKLAGVDPESGSVLWEHVVPSFRGMNILTPTQFKDGIFTSSYQNKSWLYTADKPNGKFEITETWSNNAKGYMSTPVIIGSHAYLHLQNQRFTCIDLETGERTWTSKPFGKYCSLVAQKDRILALDQRGALLLLKATPEKFELLDERTVSEDDTWAHIAVSGNDVFIRELNALTAWSWKRKGN from the coding sequence ATGCGTTCCATTGGACACTTTCTACTTTTCGTCGTCTTGATTTGCTCCTGTGTTTCCCAAGTTCGGGGGCAGGATGGCATGTGGAATCAATGGCGTGGCCCCAACCGAGATGGCATCGTACCGGGTGACAACTGGCCGGACTCGCTCTCGGAAGACGTTCTCACTCGAAGCTGGCGGATCGAGCTTCCTCCGAGTTACTCCGGCCCGGTCGTCTCGGATGCTACGGTGTTCGTAACCGGGACGGCGGACGCCAAAACCGAAGTCGTCTATGCCCTCGACCGCGGAACGGGGAACACACTGTGGCAGGTGGAGTGGGACGGTGCGATGTCGGTGCCGTTTTTTGCCGCTTCAAACGGGAGTTGGATTCGCGCCACTCCCGCTTTTGATGGCGAGAACCTGTTCGTCGCCGGAATGCGCGACGTGTTGGTTTCGCTCGATGCCAAGACCGGCAAAGAGCAATGGCGTGTCGATTTCGTGAAGCAACTCGGTACACGCCTGCCGGCATTCGGTTTTGCAAGTTCTCCATTGGTCGACGGCGATTCCCTATACGTCCAAGCCGGGGCCTCATTCATCAAACTCGATAAAGAAACCGGCGAGATTCTCTGGCGATCTCTGGAAGATGATGGCGGCATGGGCGGCAGTGCTTTTTCCTCGCCGATCGTGACCGAACTAGCAGGGCAGCGACAGTTGGTTGTGCAGACACGGCAGAAACTCGCCGGTGTTGACCCGGAGAGTGGCAGCGTCCTCTGGGAACATGTAGTTCCCAGTTTCCGAGGGATGAACATCCTCACGCCGACGCAGTTTAAGGACGGCATCTTTACGAGTTCGTATCAGAACAAGTCTTGGCTCTACACCGCCGACAAGCCTAATGGGAAGTTCGAGATTACGGAGACGTGGAGCAACAATGCCAAAGGCTATATGTCGACGCCCGTCATCATTGGAAGCCATGCTTATCTACACTTGCAGAATCAGCGATTCACTTGCATCGACCTCGAAACCGGTGAGCGAACCTGGACGTCGAAACCATTCGGCAAATATTGCAGCCTAGTCGCTCAAAAGGATCGAATCCTGGCGTTGGATCAACGTGGGGCTTTGCTCTTGCTCAAGGCCACCCCGGAAAAGTTTGAGTTACTCGACGAGCGAACCGTCAGTGAAGACGATACGTGGGCTCATATCGCTGTGAGCGGCAATGACGTGTTTATCCGCGAGCTCAATGCCCTGACGGCGTGGAGTTGGAAGCGGAAGGGCAATTAG
- the tuf gene encoding elongation factor Tu has translation MVTKTHVNVGTIGHIDHGKTTLTAALLAVQAQQGLAEAKAYGDIAKGGTVRDETKTVTIITSHVEYETERRHYAHIDCPGHADYIKNMITGAAQMDGAILLTSAVDGPMPQTREHILLAQQVGVPHLVVFVNKCDLVDDPEIIELVEMETRELLSRYGYDGDAVPFIRGNAKGALKHPDAPAFAGCIRELLEALDTAIPDPQRDVDKPFLMAIEGVHQVVGRGTVVTGKIEQGQIRAGEKVEILGLTEPIRTVCTSVEMFRRVLDVGVAGQNVGLLLRGVRHDQVYRGQVIAAPGSIEPRQQFQAEVYALTKEEGGRHTPFFNGYQPQFYFRTTDVTGQVQLLSGAEMCLPGDTVPIQVGLDKPIAVATGTRFAIREGGRTVGSGIVTDVM, from the coding sequence ATGGTGACGAAAACCCATGTGAATGTCGGCACGATCGGTCACATCGATCACGGCAAGACCACGCTGACGGCGGCCCTGCTCGCGGTGCAAGCTCAGCAAGGTCTCGCTGAAGCCAAAGCCTACGGCGACATCGCCAAGGGCGGCACGGTTCGCGACGAGACGAAAACGGTGACGATCATTACCAGCCACGTCGAGTACGAAACCGAACGCCGGCATTACGCCCACATCGATTGTCCGGGTCACGCCGACTACATCAAGAACATGATTACCGGAGCCGCCCAGATGGATGGGGCGATTCTGCTCACCTCGGCCGTCGACGGACCGATGCCGCAAACGCGGGAACACATCCTGCTCGCACAGCAGGTCGGTGTGCCGCATTTGGTGGTGTTCGTCAACAAGTGCGATCTGGTCGACGATCCCGAAATCATCGAACTGGTGGAGATGGAAACCCGCGAACTGCTCAGCCGCTACGGTTACGACGGTGATGCGGTGCCGTTCATCCGTGGCAATGCGAAAGGAGCGTTGAAGCATCCTGATGCACCGGCATTTGCCGGTTGCATTCGCGAACTTCTCGAAGCGTTGGACACGGCGATCCCTGATCCCCAGCGGGATGTGGATAAGCCGTTTCTAATGGCGATTGAAGGTGTGCATCAGGTCGTCGGTCGCGGCACGGTCGTCACTGGCAAGATCGAGCAAGGTCAGATTCGGGCGGGAGAGAAGGTCGAAATCCTCGGCCTGACCGAACCGATCCGCACCGTCTGCACGAGCGTGGAGATGTTCCGCCGCGTGCTCGATGTCGGTGTGGCTGGACAGAATGTGGGGCTGTTGTTGCGAGGTGTGCGGCATGATCAGGTCTATCGCGGCCAAGTCATCGCCGCTCCCGGCAGCATCGAACCACGTCAACAGTTTCAGGCGGAGGTGTACGCGTTGACGAAGGAAGAAGGCGGCCGTCACACGCCGTTCTTCAACGGTTATCAGCCGCAGTTTTACTTCCGCACGACCGACGTGACCGGGCAAGTGCAACTGCTCAGCGGGGCGGAAATGTGTCTGCCCGGCGACACCGTGCCCATCCAAGTCGGTTTGGACAAACCGATCGCGGTGGCCACGGGAACGCGGTTCGCCATTCGTGAAGGCGGCCGCACCGTCGGTTCCGGCATCGTCACCGACGTGATGTAA